In Blattabacterium cuenoti, the following proteins share a genomic window:
- the ccoN gene encoding cytochrome-c oxidase, cbb3-type subunit I: MKLKTYYYNNSIVKAFLYATIFWAMIGFLAGLFIALLLFIPEIPEFIFGNKLKDTQGVMGFGRWRMLHTSTAIFAFVGNIIFTGYYYALQRLLKTRIFSDILSWIHFWGWQIFIISTWITFLLGINTSKEYAEHEWPIDIGVLFIWIIYGINMIGSILKRKIQHLYVSVWFLLGTWVAVGMLHVFNNLELPISLLSFKSYSIYAGVQDALMQWWYGHNAVAFILTTPILGLMYYFVPKASNQPIFSYKLSIIHFWSLIFIYIWAGPHHLMYTSLPNWAQMLGTIFSIMLIAPSWGGMLNGLLTLRGAWNQMNKNPILKFFVVGITCYGMATFEGPMLATKTLNSIGHFTDWVIAHVHLGTLGWNGFMAFGIIYWLTQKIWNTKLYSILLANIHFWMGVLGIILYIFPMYFGSVLQSIMWKKFNPDGTLAYKNFLDSVLSIIPFYKMRFVGGFIYFFGFILMIYNIFKTIKQGNSLDNEEFKCDPFYDSYNNNKDKVETFHSWLEKKPIQLAIFSFIAVAIGGLIEIIPTLVIKSNVPTIHNVKPYKALELEGRDLFVREGCNACHSAQVRPFRDEVVRYGEYSKAGEFVYDHPFLWGSKRTGPDLAREGGKNPNSWHFNHMYNPRSTSPGSIMPRYPWLIYNKLDRSNTEKKMRAMVKLGVPYTFEYIKKANQDMDHQASQIVHDIYQEYPSLKKEIDQQRKIEKEKFIPLKEREIIALIAYLQRLGTDIKS; this comes from the coding sequence ATGAAATTAAAAACATATTATTATAATAACAGTATTGTAAAAGCTTTTTTATATGCTACGATATTCTGGGCTATGATTGGATTTTTAGCTGGACTATTTATAGCCTTATTATTATTTATTCCTGAAATTCCTGAATTTATTTTTGGTAATAAATTGAAGGATACTCAAGGGGTCATGGGGTTTGGTAGATGGAGAATGTTACATACAAGTACTGCTATTTTTGCTTTTGTAGGAAATATTATTTTTACAGGTTATTATTATGCTTTACAACGTTTATTAAAAACGAGGATTTTTAGTGATATTCTCAGTTGGATTCATTTTTGGGGATGGCAAATATTTATTATCTCAACTTGGATTACTTTCTTATTAGGAATTAATACAAGTAAAGAATACGCTGAACATGAATGGCCTATAGATATAGGAGTATTGTTTATCTGGATTATTTACGGAATAAATATGATTGGAAGCATTCTGAAAAGAAAAATTCAGCATTTGTATGTTAGCGTTTGGTTTTTATTAGGAACATGGGTTGCTGTAGGGATGTTACATGTATTTAATAATCTTGAATTACCTATATCTCTTTTATCTTTTAAAAGTTACTCTATATATGCTGGAGTACAAGATGCATTAATGCAATGGTGGTATGGACACAACGCAGTGGCATTTATTTTAACCACACCTATACTGGGTTTAATGTATTATTTTGTTCCAAAAGCATCTAATCAACCTATTTTTTCTTATAAACTTTCTATTATACATTTTTGGTCATTAATATTTATATATATTTGGGCAGGACCTCATCATTTAATGTATACATCACTTCCTAATTGGGCTCAAATGTTGGGGACAATTTTCTCAATTATGTTAATTGCTCCTTCTTGGGGGGGGATGTTAAATGGATTGCTTACTTTAAGAGGAGCTTGGAATCAAATGAATAAAAATCCTATTTTAAAATTTTTTGTGGTTGGAATTACTTGTTATGGAATGGCGACCTTTGAAGGTCCTATGTTAGCGACTAAAACTCTAAATTCTATAGGTCATTTTACAGATTGGGTTATAGCTCATGTTCATTTAGGTACTTTGGGGTGGAATGGTTTTATGGCTTTTGGAATTATATATTGGTTAACTCAAAAAATATGGAATACAAAGTTATATTCTATACTATTGGCTAATATTCATTTTTGGATGGGTGTTTTAGGTATTATTTTATATATTTTTCCTATGTATTTTGGATCTGTTTTACAATCTATTATGTGGAAAAAGTTTAACCCTGATGGAACTTTAGCTTATAAAAATTTTTTAGATTCTGTTTTATCTATTATTCCATTTTATAAAATGAGATTTGTAGGTGGATTTATTTACTTTTTTGGCTTTATTTTAATGATTTATAATATTTTTAAAACAATAAAACAAGGTAATTCATTAGATAATGAGGAATTTAAATGTGATCCATTTTATGATAGTTATAATAATAACAAAGATAAAGTAGAAACATTCCATAGTTGGTTAGAAAAAAAACCAATACAATTGGCTATTTTTTCTTTTATAGCAGTAGCTATTGGAGGTTTAATAGAAATCATCCCTACTTTAGTAATTAAATCTAATGTTCCTACAATTCATAATGTTAAACCTTACAAAGCCCTAGAATTAGAAGGGAGAGATCTATTTGTGAGAGAAGGATGTAATGCTTGTCATAGTGCACAAGTTCGTCCATTTAGAGATGAAGTCGTCCGTTATGGAGAGTATTCTAAAGCTGGAGAATTTGTATATGACCATCCATTCCTTTGGGGATCCAAACGAACAGGTCCAGATTTAGCTAGAGAAGGAGGGAAAAACCCTAATTCCTGGCATTTTAATCACATGTATAACCCTCGTTCTACTTCTCCTGGATCTATTATGCCAAGATATCCTTGGTTAATTTATAATAAATTGGACAGATCTAATACAGAAAAAAAAATGAGAGCTATGGTAAAATTAGGAGTTCCATATACTTTTGAATATATAAAAAAAGCAAACCAAGATATGGATCATCAAGCAAGTCAGATTGTACATGATATTTATCAAGAATATCCAAGTTTAAAAAAAGAAATAGATCAACAAAGAAAAATAGAAAAAGAAAAATTCATTCCATTGAAAGAAAGAGAAATTATAGCTCTTATTGCTTATTTACAAAGATTAGGGACAGATATTAAATCTTAA
- a CDS encoding cbb3-type cytochrome c oxidase N-terminal domain-containing protein has product MRSKISSFIMIPSFLSVIIFMLYVFFISYNHISYLVHPITIFFFIIITVLLCILESINNLIFRIQLRFLSEKERKKIFEENEGNYFYRLYRFIFYDYKKINHDEVKKIDHGFDGIIELDNQLPIWWVHLFYLTIAFSAIYFFSYLLIDYSNPYKEYDIAYKNQLKNIEIFEKNTPQVTIENARFKENLINSGKVLFEENCATCHQSDGSGNIGPNLTDDYWINAKNKDLFKNIFYLIWNGSDNNPTMRAFGQSGEIKGNDIEKISSYVYFINQKSNKPLISKAPQGIRRSEWGKI; this is encoded by the coding sequence ATGAGATCTAAAATCTCTTCTTTTATTATGATACCTTCTTTTTTATCTGTTATAATATTCATGCTTTATGTGTTTTTTATAAGTTATAATCACATATCTTATTTAGTACATCCTATTACTATATTTTTTTTTATTATAATTACGGTATTGTTGTGTATTTTGGAATCTATTAATAATTTGATTTTTAGGATACAATTACGATTTCTTTCAGAAAAAGAAAGGAAAAAAATTTTTGAAGAAAATGAAGGAAATTATTTTTATAGGCTTTACAGATTCATATTTTACGATTATAAAAAAATCAATCATGATGAAGTTAAAAAAATAGATCATGGATTTGACGGAATTATAGAACTAGATAATCAATTGCCTATATGGTGGGTTCATCTTTTTTATCTTACAATTGCTTTTTCCGCGATTTATTTTTTTTCTTATTTATTAATAGATTATTCTAATCCTTATAAGGAATATGATATAGCTTATAAAAATCAATTAAAAAATATTGAAATTTTTGAAAAAAATACCCCACAGGTAACTATAGAGAATGCACGTTTTAAAGAAAATTTAATCAATAGTGGAAAAGTTCTTTTCGAGGAAAATTGTGCAACTTGCCATCAATCGGATGGTAGTGGGAATATCGGTCCTAATTTAACAGATGATTATTGGATCAATGCAAAAAATAAAGATTTATTTAAAAACATATTTTATTTAATATGGAATGGAAGCGATAATAATCCAACTATGCGTGCTTTTGGTCAATCAGGAGAAATTAAAGGAAATGATATTGAAAAAATATCTAGTTATGTTTATTTTATCAATCAAAAATCTAATAAACCTTTAATAAGTAAGGCTCCTCAAGGTATAAGAAGAAGCGAATGGGGTAAGATATAA
- a CDS encoding FixH family protein codes for MKIKFNWDTGIVLSLVVFIIFIIYIAFFFPHVGSQLVSDRYYEEEMKYQEIINEKKNVLELPIKIKVFISYSGIEIIFPPVENDIRGFFTLFRSSSKDLDFTQSFKILKSSKKTLLIPKKILKKGYYKLIIRWKTDKKYFFEKDIFWNQYG; via the coding sequence ATGAAAATTAAATTCAATTGGGATACTGGAATCGTGTTATCTTTAGTTGTTTTTATAATCTTTATTATTTACATTGCTTTCTTTTTTCCACATGTAGGAAGTCAACTTGTATCAGATAGATATTATGAAGAAGAAATGAAATATCAAGAAATTATAAATGAGAAAAAAAATGTATTAGAACTTCCTATAAAAATAAAAGTTTTTATTTCCTATTCTGGAATTGAGATAATATTCCCTCCTGTTGAAAATGACATTCGTGGTTTTTTCACTTTATTTAGATCTTCTTCCAAAGATTTAGATTTTACGCAATCTTTCAAAATATTGAAATCTTCCAAAAAAACATTGTTGATTCCAAAAAAAATTTTAAAAAAAGGATACTATAAACTTATAATCAGATGGAAAACAGATAAAAAATATTTTTTTGAAAAAGATATTTTTTGGAATCAATATGGATAA
- a CDS encoding NADP-dependent malic enzyme, with the protein MRKNISNFREESLNYHSQFPSGKIQITPTKKYSSQRDLSLAYSPGVAEPCKEIARSSIEVYKYTSKGNLVAVITNGSAVLGLGDIGALASKPVMEGKALLFKIFSGIDVFDIEIDESDPEKFIETVKAIAPTFGGINLEDIKAPEAFEIERRLKKELNIPVMHDDQHGTAIISGAALLNAVTYVGKEIHEIKMVVNGAGAAAISCARTYKQLGVKPENILMFDSKGLLHISRKDLNKEKKEFSVNIYPIKKLEQAINNADVFIGLSIGGILTPNMLKSMAKDPIVFAMANPDPEIDYNLAIKARPDVIMATGRSDYPNQVNNVLGFPYIFRGALDVHANVINDEMKLAAVHSIASLAKEPVPEQVNIVYNKKNISFGKEYIIPKPFDNRLITRVAPAVAKAAMDSGVARNPILDWKVYQEKLLDRMGYESKMLRMIQNRARTNPKKVVFCNGEEYDILKSVQILHEEGIVSIPIVLGNEYRIKRLINENNLDIELEIIDPEKEENIKKVEYFAQILWKRRNRKGLTLYDSKIRMRTNDHFGAMMVDQGIADAVITGYSRSFSLSLRPMLEVIGKADFVHKTAGMMILLTKRGPLFLADTAVIPDPTSKELARIALMASHVVKSFDIEPRIAMLSFQNFSSDSKTSFKVSQTVSFLHKKYPDLIVDGEVQPDFALNEFLLSKKFPFSKLVKKRANIFIFPNLESGNLTYKFIRGLGDVQTIGPVMLGMRKPAHVMQMQSSIEEIVNLATLAVIDAQIRKN; encoded by the coding sequence ATGAGAAAAAACATAAGTAATTTTCGTGAAGAATCTTTAAATTACCATAGTCAGTTTCCTTCTGGAAAAATACAAATTACCCCTACGAAAAAATATAGCAGTCAAAGAGATTTATCTCTTGCTTATTCTCCAGGAGTAGCTGAACCTTGTAAGGAAATTGCTCGTTCTTCTATAGAAGTATATAAATACACATCTAAAGGAAATCTTGTCGCCGTGATTACTAATGGATCTGCAGTTTTGGGTCTAGGTGATATTGGAGCGTTAGCTTCTAAACCAGTAATGGAAGGAAAAGCTCTTTTATTCAAAATATTTTCTGGAATAGATGTTTTTGATATAGAAATCGACGAATCTGATCCAGAAAAATTTATAGAAACAGTAAAAGCTATTGCTCCTACTTTTGGCGGAATTAACCTAGAAGATATAAAAGCTCCAGAAGCTTTTGAAATAGAAAGAAGACTTAAAAAAGAACTTAATATTCCTGTTATGCATGATGATCAACATGGAACAGCTATTATTTCAGGAGCAGCGCTGCTTAATGCTGTTACTTATGTTGGGAAGGAAATTCATGAAATTAAAATGGTAGTTAATGGAGCTGGTGCTGCAGCAATTTCTTGTGCGAGAACATATAAACAACTTGGAGTGAAACCTGAAAATATTCTTATGTTTGATAGTAAAGGTTTATTACACATTTCAAGAAAAGATTTAAATAAAGAAAAAAAAGAGTTTTCCGTAAATATTTATCCAATTAAAAAATTGGAACAAGCTATTAATAACGCAGATGTTTTCATCGGTTTATCCATAGGAGGAATATTAACGCCTAACATGCTAAAAAGTATGGCTAAAGACCCAATCGTGTTTGCTATGGCAAATCCTGATCCAGAAATAGATTATAATTTAGCAATTAAAGCACGTCCAGATGTTATTATGGCTACAGGAAGAAGTGATTATCCCAATCAGGTGAATAATGTATTAGGATTTCCTTATATATTCAGAGGAGCATTAGATGTTCATGCTAATGTGATCAATGATGAAATGAAACTTGCGGCAGTACATTCTATCGCCTCTTTGGCAAAAGAACCTGTTCCGGAACAAGTTAATATTGTTTATAATAAAAAAAACATTTCTTTTGGAAAAGAGTATATCATTCCAAAACCTTTTGATAATCGCTTAATTACTCGTGTAGCTCCTGCTGTAGCAAAAGCAGCTATGGATTCTGGAGTAGCCAGAAATCCTATTTTAGATTGGAAAGTTTATCAAGAAAAGTTGCTCGATAGAATGGGATATGAAAGTAAAATGCTTCGAATGATTCAAAATAGAGCACGTACAAATCCTAAAAAAGTTGTTTTTTGTAATGGAGAAGAATACGATATTCTGAAATCGGTTCAAATTCTTCATGAAGAAGGAATTGTTTCTATTCCCATAGTTTTAGGAAATGAATACAGGATCAAACGTTTAATTAATGAAAATAATTTAGATATTGAACTAGAGATTATAGATCCAGAAAAAGAAGAAAATATAAAAAAAGTAGAATATTTTGCCCAAATACTTTGGAAAAGAAGGAATAGAAAAGGTTTAACTTTATATGATTCCAAAATTCGTATGCGTACTAATGATCATTTTGGAGCTATGATGGTAGATCAAGGGATAGCAGATGCCGTTATTACAGGATATTCCAGAAGTTTTTCATTAAGTTTACGTCCCATGTTAGAGGTTATCGGAAAAGCTGATTTTGTTCACAAAACAGCAGGAATGATGATATTACTAACGAAACGTGGCCCTCTATTTTTAGCAGATACAGCAGTGATTCCAGACCCAACAAGTAAAGAGTTAGCTAGAATAGCCTTAATGGCTTCTCATGTGGTTAAAAGTTTTGATATTGAACCACGTATAGCTATGTTATCTTTTCAAAATTTTTCATCTGATTCAAAAACATCTTTTAAAGTTTCTCAAACAGTATCTTTTCTGCATAAAAAATATCCAGATTTGATAGTAGATGGAGAAGTACAACCTGACTTTGCTTTGAATGAATTTTTATTATCTAAAAAATTTCCTTTTTCTAAACTTGTAAAAAAAAGAGCAAATATTTTTATTTTTCCAAATTTAGAATCAGGAAATTTAACTTATAAATTTATTAGAGGTTTAGGTGATGTTCAAACTATAGGACCTGTAATGTTAGGAATGCGCAAACCTGCACATGTTATGCAGATGCAATCTAGCATAGAAGAAATAGTTAATTTAGCTACTTTAGCTGTAATAGATGCACAAATTAGAAAAAATTAA
- the murI gene encoding glutamate racemase, which translates to MKISTLSPIGIFDSGIGGLIIAKEMKIQMPNEDFIYFGDTKNMPYGEKSKEFIRKYSMKIASFLYEKKCKALVIACNSITSNALDQIQKKFHKKILIFNVIDPVVKNTIFLSYKKIGIIATPATVHSNLYTKKIKKYYSHLDIVQMSTPLLAPIIENGWGTNKINPIIKNYLNHLKSIDAILLACTHYLFLKQEIENFYHGKVHLIDIQKIVVQEIKKKLSEQKLLCLHPTWNRFPIFYTSTSIPIFFEKKVRILFGKKVFFKTHIFNFF; encoded by the coding sequence ATGAAAATAAGTACATTATCTCCAATAGGAATATTTGATTCTGGAATTGGAGGGCTTATTATAGCTAAAGAAATGAAAATTCAGATGCCTAATGAAGATTTTATTTATTTCGGAGATACCAAAAATATGCCTTATGGAGAAAAATCTAAAGAATTTATTAGAAAATATTCGATGAAAATAGCTTCTTTTCTTTATGAAAAAAAGTGTAAAGCTTTAGTTATAGCATGCAATTCTATTACATCTAACGCTTTGGATCAAATTCAAAAAAAATTTCATAAAAAAATATTGATATTTAATGTTATAGATCCTGTGGTAAAAAATACAATTTTTCTATCCTATAAAAAAATAGGAATAATCGCTACCCCTGCTACTGTACATTCAAATTTGTACACAAAAAAAATAAAAAAATACTATAGTCATTTAGATATAGTTCAAATGTCTACTCCTTTATTAGCGCCTATTATAGAAAATGGTTGGGGAACAAATAAAATAAATCCTATTATAAAAAATTATTTAAATCACTTAAAGTCAATAGATGCAATATTATTAGCTTGTACTCATTATTTATTTTTGAAACAAGAAATAGAAAATTTTTATCATGGAAAAGTTCATTTAATTGATATCCAAAAAATAGTAGTGCAAGAAATAAAAAAAAAATTAAGTGAGCAAAAATTATTATGCTTACACCCTACTTGGAATAGATTTCCTATTTTTTATACATCTACTTCTATTCCCATTTTTTTTGAAAAAAAAGTACGAATTCTTTTTGGAAAAAAAGTGTTTTTTAAAACACATATTTTTAATTTTTTCTAA
- the rpsT gene encoding 30S ribosomal protein S20 produces MANHLSSLKRIRQNYTRRLRNKYVYKSTKTAIKKLLIDKNKKQYSIVISMIDKLSKKNIIHANKAARLKKKLIKKLFSNS; encoded by the coding sequence ATGGCAAATCATTTATCTTCTTTAAAAAGAATCAGACAGAATTACACTAGACGATTACGTAATAAATATGTATATAAAAGCACTAAAACAGCTATAAAAAAATTGTTAATAGATAAAAATAAAAAACAATATTCTATTGTTATTTCTATGATAGATAAATTATCCAAAAAAAATATTATACATGCAAATAAAGCTGCTAGATTGAAAAAAAAATTGATTAAGAAATTATTTTCTAACTCATGA
- a CDS encoding C40 family peptidase, whose protein sequence is MYKNNSKNYFQFFKEQKKYIIEKAKNYMYTPYRYGGTTKTGIDCSAFIKNVFASHKILLPRISSNQAKKGFFIPKDKIEKGDLLFFATGTSNKINHVGMVIHITSNNNIFFIHASTSNGVIISQLYQKYWNHRFIMARRIIYSSS, encoded by the coding sequence ATGTACAAAAATAATTCAAAAAATTATTTCCAATTCTTTAAAGAACAGAAAAAATACATTATAGAAAAAGCTAAAAATTACATGTATACTCCATATAGATATGGAGGTACGACCAAAACTGGAATTGACTGTTCTGCTTTTATAAAAAATGTTTTTGCTTCTCACAAGATATTATTGCCCCGTATTTCTTCTAATCAAGCCAAAAAAGGCTTCTTTATCCCAAAAGATAAAATAGAAAAAGGTGATTTATTATTTTTTGCAACAGGAACATCTAATAAAATTAATCATGTCGGAATGGTAATCCACATTACGAGTAACAATAACATATTTTTTATTCACGCATCTACATCTAATGGAGTAATTATATCTCAATTATATCAAAAATACTGGAATCATAGATTTATTATGGCAAGGAGAATCATTTATTCTTCATCGTAA
- a CDS encoding 3-phosphoshikimate 1-carboxyvinyltransferase, with product MSSYIKIYKKNSSSLYGSISITGSKSISNRLLILKAIYKDDIHIENISNCEDTEVLKKSLISPSNILDIHHSGTAMRFLTSYFSIQEGKKVILTGSDRMKERPIFLLVEALKKLGSKIDYLKKVGFPPIQIFGKKILGGEIDMNAEVSSQYISSLMLIASQFEMGLKIFLKGNITSIPYIKMTFDLLTLAGIKVDWKERIIHIYPVKNRGKKYFSVESDWSSASYYYSMASIAKKSHIILRSYSNDSLQGDQKVSYIYDKYFGISTVFDKDKNIITLNKKLNFFLPKFIELDLNKTPDLAQTIVVTCAALGIKCSLKGLETLKIKETDRLEALKEELLKFGVRTKITDSCIEITDLYRKKIDSFIRIKTYQDHRMAMSFSTFGLCFDFLQIDNPNVVEKSYPNFWKDLEYLGFLIDSYDYDEE from the coding sequence ATGTCTTCTTACATTAAGATTTACAAAAAAAACAGTAGTTCCTTATATGGCTCTATATCTATAACGGGATCTAAAAGTATATCTAATCGTCTTCTAATTTTAAAAGCTATTTATAAAGATGATATTCATATTGAAAATATTTCTAACTGTGAAGATACAGAAGTACTAAAAAAAAGTTTAATTAGCCCTTCTAATATATTAGATATTCATCATTCTGGAACTGCTATGCGTTTTTTAACCTCTTATTTTTCTATACAAGAGGGAAAAAAAGTAATATTAACAGGATCAGATCGAATGAAAGAAAGACCTATTTTTCTACTCGTAGAAGCCCTAAAAAAACTAGGATCCAAAATTGATTATTTGAAAAAGGTTGGCTTTCCCCCAATACAAATTTTTGGGAAAAAAATTTTAGGAGGAGAAATAGATATGAATGCAGAAGTTAGCAGTCAATACATAAGTTCTCTTATGTTAATCGCGAGTCAATTTGAAATGGGGTTAAAAATTTTTCTCAAAGGAAATATTACATCTATCCCCTATATAAAAATGACTTTTGATTTACTGACTTTAGCCGGAATAAAAGTTGATTGGAAAGAAAGAATTATCCATATTTATCCAGTAAAAAATAGGGGTAAAAAATATTTTTCTGTAGAATCAGACTGGAGTTCTGCTTCTTATTATTATTCTATGGCTTCTATTGCAAAGAAAAGCCATATCATTTTACGTTCATATAGCAATGATAGTTTACAAGGAGATCAAAAAGTATCTTATATATATGACAAATATTTTGGAATTTCTACTGTTTTTGATAAAGATAAAAATATAATAACATTAAATAAAAAATTGAATTTTTTCTTACCAAAATTTATTGAATTAGATTTAAATAAAACCCCCGATCTTGCTCAAACTATTGTTGTTACTTGTGCTGCTCTTGGCATAAAATGTAGTTTAAAAGGATTAGAAACATTGAAAATTAAAGAAACAGATAGATTAGAAGCATTAAAAGAAGAGCTTTTAAAATTTGGAGTAAGAACAAAAATTACAGATTCTTGTATAGAAATAACAGATTTATATAGAAAAAAGATTGATTCTTTTATTAGGATTAAAACTTATCAAGATCATAGAATGGCAATGTCTTTTTCTACATTTGGATTATGCTTTGATTTTTTACAAATCGATAATCCAAATGTAGTAGAAAAATCATATCCTAATTTTTGGAAAGATTTAGAATATTTAGGTTTTTTAATTGATTCTTACGATTACGATGAAGAATAA
- a CDS encoding nucleotide pyrophosphohydrolase — protein MEIKNLQKLVHNWIVNHGVRYFDVLTNTILLSEEVGEVSRIIARNYGEQSNKKNCKKSEDLGEELSDVLFIIACLANQTGIDLEKSFRIKLKKKEMRDHARHHENKKLK, from the coding sequence ACAAAAATTAGTTCATAATTGGATAGTTAATCATGGAGTTCGTTATTTTGATGTGTTAACTAATACAATTCTTTTGTCGGAAGAAGTAGGTGAAGTTTCTAGAATTATTGCTAGAAATTATGGAGAACAGTCGAATAAAAAAAATTGTAAAAAAAGTGAAGACCTTGGAGAAGAATTATCAGATGTATTATTTATCATAGCTTGTTTAGCAAATCAGACTGGAATTGATTTAGAGAAATCCTTTCGGATCAAATTAAAAAAAAAGGAAATGAGAGATCATGCCAGACATCATGAAAATAAAAAATTAAAATAA